The following coding sequences are from one Selenomonas sputigena ATCC 35185 window:
- the typA gene encoding translational GTPase TypA: MSVNEKLRNIAIIAHVDHGKTTLVDAMLRQSHVFRSNEQVAERVMDSGDLERERGITILSKNTSILYNDVKINIVDTPGHADFGGEVQRVLNMVDGVLLLVDAFEGPMPQTKYVLRKALEQKLKPIVVINKIDRPDQRVDDVYDEVLELFMELDADDEQLDFPCIYATAREGIAKYNMEDESDNLVPLLETIIKDIPAPSGDADGALQMMVTTLEADEYVGKVAVGRIIRGGVKTNQSVALLSGDHESKARVGKIFVYQGLKRVEVPEAQMGDIVALTGLGDVSIGYTVADAENPEALPTINIDEPTLSMTFGVNTSPFAGREGQFVTSRHLRDRLFKEVETNVSLRVEETDSADVFKVSGRGELHLSILIETMRREGYELQVGKPEVVYKTINGQKCEPMENLTIEVPQEYMGAVMESLGTRKAELSNMTEVSGYMRMEFVIPARGLIGFRSELLTNTKGNGIMNHVFCGYVPFKGDIPGRTRGSLVAFEQGETTGYGIYTLQDRGTMFISPGQQVYEGMIVGENSRELDIDINPCKKKNVSNMRTSSSDEAIRLVPPRILSLEQALEYINEDELVEVTPENIRLRKAILDRTARGRANKNARK; the protein is encoded by the coding sequence ATGAGTGTAAATGAAAAGTTGAGGAATATCGCGATCATCGCCCACGTCGACCATGGAAAGACGACGCTGGTTGACGCCATGCTGCGGCAGAGCCATGTTTTCCGCTCGAACGAGCAGGTGGCAGAGCGCGTCATGGATTCCGGGGATTTGGAGCGCGAGCGCGGTATTACGATTCTTTCCAAGAATACCTCGATCCTCTACAATGACGTGAAGATCAACATCGTCGACACGCCGGGTCATGCGGATTTCGGCGGCGAGGTGCAGCGTGTGCTCAACATGGTGGATGGCGTGCTGCTGCTTGTTGACGCCTTCGAGGGTCCGATGCCTCAGACGAAGTATGTCTTAAGGAAGGCGCTTGAGCAGAAACTTAAGCCCATCGTCGTCATCAACAAGATCGATCGCCCTGATCAGCGTGTCGATGATGTTTATGATGAAGTTCTTGAGCTTTTCATGGAGCTTGATGCGGACGATGAGCAGCTGGACTTCCCTTGCATCTACGCAACGGCGCGCGAAGGTATTGCGAAGTACAACATGGAAGACGAGAGTGACAACCTCGTCCCCTTGCTGGAAACCATCATCAAGGACATTCCTGCCCCTTCGGGTGATGCAGATGGTGCGCTGCAGATGATGGTTACGACGCTCGAAGCCGATGAGTATGTCGGCAAGGTTGCCGTCGGCCGAATCATCCGCGGCGGTGTGAAAACGAACCAGAGTGTTGCTCTCCTGAGCGGCGACCATGAGTCGAAGGCGCGCGTCGGCAAGATCTTTGTCTATCAGGGGTTGAAGCGTGTCGAGGTGCCTGAGGCACAGATGGGCGATATCGTTGCCCTGACGGGTCTTGGCGATGTCAGTATCGGCTATACGGTGGCGGATGCGGAAAATCCCGAAGCTCTGCCGACGATCAATATCGACGAGCCGACGCTTTCCATGACCTTCGGCGTCAATACGAGCCCCTTTGCCGGCAGGGAAGGGCAGTTTGTGACCTCGCGCCATCTGCGCGACCGTCTCTTCAAGGAAGTGGAGACGAATGTCAGCCTGCGCGTTGAGGAGACAGATTCCGCCGATGTCTTCAAGGTGTCGGGACGCGGCGAACTGCATCTTTCCATCCTCATTGAAACGATGCGCCGCGAGGGCTATGAACTTCAAGTCGGCAAGCCCGAGGTTGTCTACAAGACGATCAACGGGCAGAAGTGCGAGCCGATGGAAAACTTGACGATCGAAGTTCCCCAGGAGTATATGGGTGCGGTCATGGAGTCTCTGGGCACGCGCAAGGCGGAGCTTTCCAATATGACGGAGGTTTCGGGCTACATGCGCATGGAGTTCGTCATTCCTGCACGCGGACTCATCGGTTTCCGCTCGGAACTTTTGACGAATACGAAGGGCAACGGCATCATGAACCATGTGTTCTGCGGCTACGTCCCTTTCAAGGGAGACATTCCCGGGCGCACGCGCGGCTCGCTCGTGGCGTTCGAGCAGGGTGAGACGACGGGCTACGGCATCTACACGCTGCAGGATCGCGGCACGATGTTCATTTCGCCGGGTCAGCAGGTCTACGAAGGCATGATCGTCGGCGAAAATTCGCGCGAACTCGACATCGACATCAATCCGTGCAAGAAGAAGAATGTTTCCAACATGCGCACGTCTTCTTCCGATGAGGCAATCCGTCTCGTGCCGCCGCGCATCTTGAGTCTTGAGCAGGCGCTTGAGTACATCAACGAGGACGAACTTGTCGAGGTCACGCCGGAAAATATCCGCTTGCGCAAGGCGATACTCGATCGTACAGCTCGCGGACGTGCGAATAAAAATGCACGAAAGTAA
- the ftsY gene encoding signal recognition particle-docking protein FtsY — MGFFDRLKKGLAKTRETFTNKIEKLIIGYADIDDDLLDELEETLIMSDVGVKTTERLMADVRKGIKKKDINTPEDLKPFLAEKISEILSTGSDETRIASAGPTVLLVIGVNGVGKTTTIGKLAAYYKEQGKSVMLAAADTFRAAAIDQLQIWGDRTGVPVIRHEEGSDPAAVAFDAVKAARARSIDVLIIDTAGRLHTKSNLMEELKKINRVIQREIAEAPHETLLVLDATTGQNAISQADLFQKAAAITGIVLTKLDGTAKGGVIIGLKSELSMPVKWIGVGEGVDDLRPFIAKDFARALFGLNAE; from the coding sequence ATGGGATTTTTTGACCGATTGAAAAAGGGGCTTGCCAAGACCCGCGAGACCTTTACGAACAAGATTGAAAAACTCATCATCGGCTATGCGGATATCGATGACGATCTGCTCGATGAGTTGGAGGAAACTCTGATCATGTCCGATGTCGGCGTGAAGACGACGGAAAGACTCATGGCAGATGTGCGAAAGGGCATCAAGAAGAAAGACATCAATACGCCGGAAGATTTGAAGCCCTTCCTCGCTGAGAAGATTTCCGAAATCCTCTCAACAGGTTCGGACGAAACGCGGATCGCTTCCGCAGGGCCTACGGTGCTCCTCGTCATCGGCGTCAACGGCGTCGGCAAGACGACGACGATCGGCAAGCTCGCCGCCTACTATAAGGAGCAAGGCAAGTCCGTCATGCTCGCTGCCGCCGACACCTTCCGCGCTGCCGCCATCGATCAGCTGCAGATTTGGGGCGATCGCACGGGTGTTCCTGTCATTCGCCACGAGGAAGGCTCCGATCCTGCCGCCGTCGCCTTCGATGCGGTCAAGGCGGCGAGGGCGCGCAGCATCGACGTCTTGATCATTGATACGGCGGGGCGTCTGCATACGAAATCGAACCTGATGGAAGAGCTGAAGAAGATCAACCGCGTGATCCAGCGCGAGATTGCTGAGGCGCCGCATGAGACGCTGCTCGTCCTCGATGCGACGACGGGGCAGAATGCGATCAGTCAGGCAGATCTTTTCCAAAAAGCGGCGGCAATCACGGGCATCGTTCTGACGAAGCTCGACGGAACGGCGAAGGGCGGTGTCATCATCGGCCTGAAATCGGAGCTTTCCATGCCGGTGAAATGGATTGGCGTCGGCGAGGGAGTCGACGATCTGCGCCCGTTCATCGCCAAGGATTTCGCGCGCGCCCTCTTCGGGCTGAATGCGGAATGA
- a CDS encoding cell division protein SepF yields MDFLKRVTDFLMPVEEEEVVKTESARKEEQEEERMTSADSYEERKVSNGASISYASAEPPMYPSASELRRPRHTTAVHAPRTRVTVQQERPKLTVHTTQIPSLNVKIYVPRSFDQVQEIADDLKAGRAVLVNYERVELEEQRRLCDFINGVCYIMNGEVKRVSTAMVLYAPDGVNVYEAEPIPLQD; encoded by the coding sequence GTGGATTTTTTGAAAAGGGTGACGGACTTCCTCATGCCCGTGGAGGAAGAAGAAGTCGTCAAAACAGAGTCTGCAAGGAAAGAGGAGCAAGAAGAGGAACGTATGACGAGCGCTGACTCTTATGAGGAACGCAAGGTTTCCAACGGTGCATCGATTTCCTATGCGTCGGCAGAGCCGCCGATGTATCCATCCGCATCGGAGCTGCGCCGCCCGCGTCATACGACGGCGGTGCATGCGCCGCGCACGCGCGTGACGGTTCAGCAGGAGCGTCCGAAGCTGACGGTTCATACGACGCAGATTCCTTCGCTCAACGTGAAGATCTATGTGCCGCGCAGTTTCGATCAGGTTCAGGAAATCGCCGATGATTTGAAGGCCGGCAGGGCGGTGCTCGTGAATTATGAGCGCGTCGAGCTTGAGGAGCAGCGTCGTCTCTGCGATTTCATCAATGGTGTGTGCTACATTATGAACGGTGAAGTCAAGCGCGTTTCCACCGCCATGGTGCTCTATGCGCCGGATGGCGTGAACGTCTACGAGGCCGAGCCGATTCCCTTGCAAGATTGA